A window of Auraticoccus monumenti contains these coding sequences:
- a CDS encoding FAD-binding and (Fe-S)-binding domain-containing protein, with protein MTSPPTAGPVRASRDTLLAELAGLVGLEQLRSRELDRYSIGNDASHFLLTPDAVVVAREAAEVGVLFRTSARLGVPLTLRSGGTSLSGQGVTDGILVDVRRHFTDVTVLDGGARVRVQPGVTVRMLNARLAPYGRKFGPDPASEAACTIGGVIANNSSGMACGTTENSYRTLESMVLVLPSGTVVDTGASDADALLAAREPELHAGLLRLRDRVRGDAASVTTITAQYSMKNTMGYGLNSFLDFDRPAEVLAHLVIGSEGTLGFVAEATFRTVPLRTRAASTLLVFDDLAAANRSLPALVASGAATLELLDATSLRVGQSLADVPPAVAALDVDRQAALLLEYQSTDADQLEHLVAGAGDVLAGLPLVAAAPLTSDAAVRAQLWKLRKGLFTSVAWARPSGTTALLEDIAVPVASLADTCAELTVLFDSHGYRDSVIFGHAKDGNVHFMITDRFEGEAALGRYADFTEAMVDLVLGHGGSLKAEHGTGRVMAPYVRRQFGDELYEVMREVKRLVDPAGTLNPGVLLDDDPTAHLRHIKLTPPVEEEVDRCVECGYCEPVCPSRDLTMTPRQRIVARRAEQAALAAGDTALARAIDEQYDYDGLQTCAVDGMCQTACPVLINTGDLVRRLRRDEHTPVARRGWTAAARHWGAASGAGSKGLLVARALPTPVVPAVTGLNRAARAVVPTELLPLWSPELPGGGRSRSATAGPLRTAPGEEVDAVYLPACVNAMFGPVQGSRGVQWSLQELCARAGVRLLVPESVDDLCCGTPWSSKGLPEGYAAMQQRVRADVLRATRDGALPLVTDASSCTEGLLKALAGSGVTVVDAVAFVAERVLPRLPAGEKVASLAVHPTCSSHQLGLDAALLEVADAVADTVHVPVAWGCCAFAGDRGLLHPELTASATAAEAAEVVGVGAEAHASCNRTCELGMTRAVGQEYQHVLELLAAQLPD; from the coding sequence CGGCGGCACCAGCCTCTCCGGCCAGGGCGTCACCGACGGGATCCTGGTCGACGTCCGCCGCCACTTCACCGACGTGACCGTGCTGGACGGCGGCGCCCGGGTGCGGGTCCAGCCCGGGGTCACGGTGCGGATGCTCAACGCCCGACTGGCCCCCTACGGCCGCAAGTTCGGGCCCGACCCGGCCAGCGAGGCCGCCTGCACCATCGGCGGCGTCATCGCCAACAACTCCTCGGGGATGGCCTGCGGGACGACCGAGAACTCCTACCGCACGCTGGAGTCGATGGTGCTGGTGCTGCCCTCGGGCACCGTGGTCGACACCGGGGCCTCCGACGCCGACGCCCTGCTGGCCGCCCGCGAGCCCGAGCTGCACGCCGGCCTGCTGCGGCTCCGCGACCGGGTCCGCGGGGACGCCGCCTCGGTGACCACGATCACCGCCCAGTACTCGATGAAGAACACGATGGGCTACGGCCTCAACTCCTTCCTCGACTTCGACCGCCCGGCGGAGGTCCTGGCTCACCTGGTGATCGGCTCGGAGGGGACGCTCGGGTTCGTCGCCGAGGCCACCTTCCGCACCGTCCCGCTCCGCACCCGGGCGGCGTCCACCCTGCTGGTCTTCGACGACCTCGCCGCGGCCAACCGGTCCCTGCCGGCGCTGGTCGCCTCGGGTGCGGCGACCCTGGAGCTGCTCGACGCCACCTCGCTGCGGGTCGGGCAGTCGCTGGCCGACGTCCCTCCCGCGGTGGCCGCCCTGGACGTCGACCGGCAGGCGGCGCTGCTGCTGGAGTACCAGTCCACCGACGCCGACCAGCTGGAGCACCTGGTGGCCGGAGCCGGTGACGTCCTGGCCGGGCTGCCGCTGGTCGCCGCCGCACCCCTGACCAGCGACGCAGCCGTCCGGGCCCAGCTGTGGAAGCTGCGCAAGGGCCTGTTCACCTCGGTGGCCTGGGCCCGACCCTCCGGCACCACCGCGCTGCTGGAGGACATCGCCGTCCCGGTGGCATCGCTGGCCGACACCTGCGCCGAGCTGACCGTGCTGTTCGACAGCCACGGCTACCGCGACTCGGTGATCTTCGGCCACGCCAAGGACGGCAACGTCCACTTCATGATCACCGACCGCTTCGAGGGCGAGGCGGCGCTGGGCCGCTACGCCGACTTCACCGAGGCGATGGTCGACCTGGTCCTCGGCCACGGCGGCTCGCTCAAGGCCGAGCACGGCACCGGGCGGGTGATGGCCCCCTACGTGCGCCGGCAGTTCGGCGACGAGCTCTACGAGGTGATGCGGGAGGTGAAGCGGCTGGTCGACCCGGCCGGCACGCTCAACCCCGGGGTGCTGCTCGACGACGACCCCACCGCCCACCTGCGCCACATCAAGCTGACCCCGCCGGTGGAGGAGGAGGTCGACCGCTGCGTGGAGTGCGGCTACTGCGAGCCGGTGTGCCCCAGCCGCGACCTCACCATGACCCCGCGCCAGCGCATCGTGGCCCGCCGCGCCGAGCAGGCGGCCCTGGCCGCCGGGGACACCGCGCTGGCCCGCGCGATCGACGAGCAGTACGACTACGACGGCCTCCAGACCTGCGCGGTGGACGGCATGTGCCAGACCGCCTGCCCGGTGCTGATCAACACCGGGGACCTGGTCCGCCGGCTGCGCCGCGACGAGCACACCCCGGTGGCGCGTCGCGGGTGGACGGCCGCGGCCCGGCACTGGGGGGCGGCCAGCGGGGCCGGGTCGAAGGGTCTGTTGGTCGCACGGGCCCTGCCGACGCCGGTGGTGCCCGCGGTGACCGGGCTCAACCGCGCCGCCCGAGCCGTCGTCCCGACCGAGCTGCTGCCGCTGTGGTCCCCGGAGCTCCCCGGCGGCGGACGCTCCCGCAGCGCGACCGCGGGACCGCTGCGCACCGCACCCGGTGAGGAGGTCGACGCGGTCTACCTGCCGGCCTGCGTCAACGCCATGTTCGGTCCCGTCCAGGGCAGCCGCGGGGTGCAGTGGAGCCTGCAGGAGCTGTGCGCCCGGGCGGGGGTGCGGCTGCTGGTGCCGGAGTCGGTCGACGACCTCTGCTGCGGGACGCCGTGGTCGTCCAAGGGCCTCCCCGAGGGCTACGCCGCGATGCAGCAGCGGGTCCGCGCCGACGTCCTGCGCGCCACCCGCGACGGTGCGCTGCCGCTGGTCACCGACGCCTCCAGCTGCACCGAGGGGCTGCTCAAGGCGCTCGCCGGCTCGGGGGTGACGGTGGTCGACGCCGTCGCCTTCGTCGCCGAGCGGGTGCTGCCGCGGCTCCCGGCGGGGGAGAAGGTGGCCAGCCTGGCCGTCCACCCCACCTGCTCCTCCCACCAGCTCGGGCTGGACGCCGCCCTGCTCGAGGTGGCCGACGCCGTGGCCGACACCGTCCACGTCCCGGTGGCCTGGGGCTGCTGCGCCTTCGCCGGCGACCGCGGTCTGCTGCACCCCGAGCTGACGGCGTCCGCCACCGCCGCCGAGGCCGCCGAGGTGGTGGGTGTCGGGGCCGAGGCCCACGCCAGCTGCAACCGGACCTGCGAGCTCGGCATGACCCGGGCCGTCGGGCAGGAGTACCAGCACGTGCTCGAGCTGCTCGCCGCCCAGCTGCCCGACTGA